A region from the Pelagovum pacificum genome encodes:
- a CDS encoding carbohydrate ABC transporter permease — protein MPDLQNPPISKAIRDEARRRESASRRRTGRTALLFIAPALAMVVCFLLAPVVFNVLLSFTKWQRFSGMDEFAGFQNYRRLFAVPYFTDVIINTSMWVVGAIVLPLAFGLGLALLLRNVPMEGFFKSMFFLPRVLAPAAVGTLWYYVYAPHGVINTMTGAVTGTETDFGWLFEAGSITPAIIMTFVWQTLGINMVLLLLGMAAIPRDPIEAARVDGASGWQIFRHIIWPLLLPTVFVVTILNVIAGFTAFDLIWVMANGYPAQRSLSLAVYMYYETFSNSRWAYGAAIAVMLSALVILVSWLLTVMQSRVEDRIR, from the coding sequence ATGCCCGATCTTCAGAACCCGCCGATCTCCAAGGCGATCCGGGACGAGGCCCGCCGGAGAGAGAGCGCCTCGCGCCGCCGGACGGGGCGCACCGCGCTGCTCTTCATCGCGCCGGCACTGGCGATGGTCGTGTGCTTCCTGCTCGCCCCCGTTGTGTTCAACGTGCTGCTGAGCTTCACCAAGTGGCAGCGTTTCTCCGGCATGGACGAGTTCGCGGGCTTCCAGAACTACCGCCGCCTGTTCGCGGTGCCCTATTTCACGGACGTCATCATCAACACCTCGATGTGGGTCGTCGGTGCGATCGTCCTGCCGCTGGCCTTCGGCCTCGGCCTTGCGCTGTTGCTGCGGAACGTGCCGATGGAAGGCTTCTTCAAGAGCATGTTCTTCCTGCCGCGCGTCCTCGCGCCCGCTGCCGTCGGCACGCTCTGGTATTACGTCTACGCGCCGCACGGGGTCATCAACACGATGACCGGCGCGGTGACGGGGACAGAGACCGACTTCGGTTGGCTGTTCGAGGCCGGCAGCATCACGCCCGCGATCATCATGACGTTCGTCTGGCAGACGCTCGGGATCAACATGGTGCTGCTGCTGCTGGGCATGGCCGCGATCCCGCGCGACCCGATCGAGGCGGCACGCGTGGATGGAGCGTCCGGCTGGCAGATTTTCCGCCACATCATCTGGCCGCTGCTGCTGCCGACCGTATTCGTCGTGACGATCCTCAACGTGATCGCCGGCTTCACCGCGTTCGACCTGATCTGGGTGATGGCCAACGGCTACCCGGCGCAACGGAGCCTCAGCCTCGCCGTGTATATGTATTACGAGACATTCTCGAACAGCCGGTGGGCCTACGGCGCGGCGATCGCCGTCATGCTCAGCGCCCTCGTCATCCTGGTGAGCTGGCTGCTGACGGTCATGCAAAGCCGCGTCGAAGACCGCATCCGCTGA
- a CDS encoding LysR family transcriptional regulator, with the protein MKDAPALDDLALFLAVADAGSLSGAAEATGTPLPTLSRRMTGLERGLNRRLFLRGAKGYALTAEGRSLADRLEGLRAVRPGVEEWLDDGTRRPRIRITAGLWTSRYLTRNARDFWSPDDPWLPEFLASNANIDLARREADIGIRNRPPEHSWLARQRMARIDYAVYATSEAVKGYVTIPSSAASTPSERWLRAHDPDAIVTTASDARLCLDLALAGIGHIVLPCFAGDAEAGLVRLGAPIRELSHDEWLVSHHDARHDPPVRAALDSLASLLTAPERFG; encoded by the coding sequence ATGAAAGATGCTCCGGCCCTCGACGATCTTGCCCTGTTCCTCGCGGTCGCCGACGCGGGCTCGCTCTCCGGCGCGGCCGAGGCGACGGGCACGCCGCTGCCGACGCTGTCGCGGCGGATGACCGGGCTGGAACGGGGGCTGAACAGGCGGTTGTTCCTGCGTGGCGCAAAGGGGTACGCGCTGACCGCCGAGGGACGCTCGCTCGCCGACCGGCTGGAGGGGCTGCGCGCCGTGCGCCCCGGCGTGGAGGAATGGCTCGACGACGGCACGCGACGGCCGCGTATCCGGATCACGGCGGGTCTGTGGACCTCGCGCTACCTGACGCGCAACGCTCGGGACTTCTGGTCGCCGGACGATCCGTGGTTGCCGGAGTTCCTCGCCTCGAACGCCAACATCGACCTCGCCCGGCGGGAGGCGGACATCGGCATCCGCAACCGCCCGCCGGAGCATTCATGGCTGGCGCGGCAGCGCATGGCGCGGATCGACTACGCGGTCTACGCGACCTCGGAGGCGGTGAAGGGTTACGTCACGATCCCGTCTTCCGCCGCCTCCACCCCGTCGGAGCGCTGGCTGCGGGCCCACGACCCGGACGCCATCGTCACGACCGCGAGTGACGCGCGGCTTTGTCTCGACCTCGCGCTCGCCGGGATCGGGCATATCGTGCTGCCCTGTTTCGCAGGTGATGCGGAGGCTGGGCTGGTCCGGCTCGGCGCCCCGATCAGGGAGCTGTCCCACGACGAATGGCTCGTCTCGCACCACGACGCGCGCCACGATCCGCCGGTCCGTGCGGCGCTCGACTCGCTCGCTTCCTTGCTGACCGCGCCGGAACGCTTCGGCTAG
- a CDS encoding S1C family serine protease translates to MMRGFLVGVAVCAISVGVGVYGGYRLTSEFEAAAPAPSPVAQPTVAPTALTGREQSTISLFRASREAVVSISTSGRVVDPFTRRTSEQPVGSGSGFVWDDEGHIVTNNHVVEGGTSATVTLADGRSFDARLVGRDAAHDLAVLKIEGRDLPGALPIGQSQGLEVGQEVLAIGNPFGLDWTLTTGIVSALDRELPGQDGISSRGLIQTDAAINPGNSGGPLLDSEGRLIGVNTAIFSPSGASAGIGFAIPVGSVRRVVPQLIQQGHYTPPSIGVIADARINAAVNRQGLSGVLVLGAEPGSAAEAAGLQPATLDRQGRIVPGDVLIGIGDSDITSLDDYLVELDRLQVGESVEVRFRRDRRERTEVMQLTAGI, encoded by the coding sequence ATGATGCGCGGGTTTCTGGTTGGCGTCGCGGTCTGTGCGATCAGCGTCGGGGTGGGGGTTTACGGCGGCTACCGGCTGACGTCCGAGTTTGAGGCCGCCGCGCCGGCACCGTCTCCGGTCGCCCAACCCACGGTCGCGCCGACCGCGCTGACGGGGCGCGAGCAGTCGACGATCTCGCTGTTCCGTGCCTCGCGGGAGGCGGTCGTCTCCATCTCCACCTCGGGTCGGGTGGTCGATCCCTTCACCCGTCGCACGTCGGAGCAGCCGGTGGGGTCGGGTTCCGGCTTCGTCTGGGACGACGAAGGGCACATCGTCACCAACAACCATGTGGTCGAGGGCGGCACGTCGGCCACCGTCACGCTCGCCGACGGGCGCAGCTTCGATGCGCGGCTTGTCGGGCGCGACGCGGCGCACGACCTCGCCGTGCTGAAGATCGAGGGGCGCGACCTGCCGGGCGCACTGCCAATCGGCCAGAGCCAAGGCCTCGAGGTCGGACAGGAGGTGCTCGCCATCGGCAACCCGTTCGGGCTCGACTGGACGCTCACCACCGGCATCGTCTCCGCCCTCGATCGGGAGCTTCCTGGGCAGGACGGGATCTCGAGCCGGGGGCTGATCCAGACGGATGCGGCGATCAATCCCGGCAACTCCGGCGGGCCGTTGCTCGACAGCGAGGGGCGGCTGATCGGCGTGAATACCGCGATCTTCTCGCCCTCCGGTGCCTCAGCCGGCATCGGCTTCGCGATCCCCGTGGGCAGCGTGCGCCGCGTCGTGCCCCAGCTCATTCAGCAGGGCCACTACACCCCGCCGTCCATCGGGGTGATCGCCGACGCACGCATCAACGCCGCGGTGAACCGGCAGGGCCTGTCGGGTGTGCTCGTCCTCGGCGCGGAGCCGGGCAGCGCGGCGGAGGCGGCGGGTCTGCAGCCTGCGACGCTCGACCGGCAGGGGCGGATCGTTCCGGGCGACGTGCTGATCGGCATCGGGGACTCGGACATCACCTCGCTCGACGATTACCTCGTCGAGCTGGACCGCCTGCAGGTCGGAGAGAGCGTCGAGGTGCGCTTCCGCCGCGACCGTCGCGAACGGACCGAAGTCATGCAGCTGACTGCCGGCATCTGA
- a CDS encoding AI-2E family transporter, translated as MITPDPIDTFRNWLLGLMAIILLGFALRVMQPVLVPVTLALFITLVISPVEQKVASLFPRNMRWPGLLAAMAVVLSVFAVFVAVIWVGARRIAGALVGVPRRINTLIRESDLDERTMFGADLENLMSLVGERGVSFISSIATRIINSASTTILTLALTLFLVILMLAEAPRALKKLEALSEAEDTSRWRRATRLIARKLRLYLMARAALGLLTSVCYVLWLWYCEGELLMVWGLMTFLFSFIPNLGSVLSMVLPSFYVWLTGDGTGIWQVIIGLLVIEQVIGNFVDPHVQGQQVSLAPVVILLSVIFWGWLWGPLGALLGVPVMIAVVVAAAHMEPARPFALILSDQSDMEGLDRVALDIPEGMTLPPELRDGT; from the coding sequence ATGATCACGCCCGACCCGATCGACACGTTTCGCAACTGGTTGCTCGGCCTGATGGCCATCATCCTGCTCGGCTTTGCGCTGAGGGTGATGCAGCCCGTTCTGGTGCCCGTGACCCTGGCGCTGTTCATCACGCTGGTGATCTCGCCTGTCGAACAGAAGGTCGCCTCGCTGTTTCCGCGCAACATGCGCTGGCCGGGGCTTCTGGCGGCGATGGCCGTGGTGCTGTCAGTCTTCGCCGTCTTCGTCGCGGTCATCTGGGTCGGGGCGCGACGCATCGCCGGGGCGCTGGTCGGCGTGCCGCGCCGCATCAACACGCTGATCCGGGAAAGCGACCTCGACGAGCGAACGATGTTCGGCGCCGACCTCGAGAACCTGATGAGTCTCGTCGGTGAGCGGGGCGTCAGCTTCATCTCCTCCATCGCGACGCGGATCATCAACTCGGCCTCGACCACGATCCTGACGCTGGCGCTCACCCTGTTCCTCGTCATCCTGATGCTGGCCGAAGCGCCACGCGCGCTGAAGAAGCTGGAGGCGCTGTCCGAAGCCGAGGATACATCGCGCTGGCGGCGGGCGACGCGACTGATCGCCCGCAAGCTGCGGCTCTACCTGATGGCCCGCGCGGCGCTCGGGCTCCTGACCTCGGTCTGTTACGTGCTGTGGCTCTGGTACTGCGAGGGTGAGCTGCTGATGGTCTGGGGGCTGATGACGTTCCTGTTCAGCTTCATCCCGAACCTCGGCTCCGTCCTGTCGATGGTTCTGCCGTCCTTCTACGTCTGGCTGACGGGGGACGGCACAGGCATCTGGCAGGTCATCATCGGTCTGCTGGTGATCGAGCAGGTGATCGGCAACTTCGTCGACCCGCATGTGCAGGGGCAGCAGGTCTCGCTCGCGCCCGTGGTGATCTTGTTGTCGGTGATCTTCTGGGGCTGGCTGTGGGGGCCGCTCGGCGCGTTGCTCGGCGTACCGGTGATGATCGCTGTCGTCGTGGCAGCCGCGCATATGGAGCCGGCGCGGCCCTTCGCGTTGATCCTGTCCGACCAATCGGACATGGAGGGGCTCGACCGGGTCGCGCTCGACATTCCCGAAGGTATGACCCTGCCGCCCGAGCTGCGCGACGGCACCTAG
- a CDS encoding aldose epimerase family protein, producing the protein MAGRVERLVGRFCSIEVQPEGAMAVPCDFDIGGRRVSPFVVAPWADEPADDPSVPPILKRLRGEWPCVPFGATGLPESLPEDWAQARTEVPDWHVADHGHSSNADWTLTARDEDGLTYGLDYPEGHPVAALHRTVRVDLNAPRVVHELEVSPRADAALPMGLHPVLRLPDTPGAARLVFPESARAWTFPVEVEPDKTALAPDQRDLPLSALRASDGSPLDPTRLPWDAETEDLLLITGTGGEATLENHDEGYAVTLCWDADALPSLMLWLSNRGRAFAPWNARFRGLGMEPVCAPFDLGPAFTGPNTPLAHAGVPTSVRLTAGEAWRTRLSMSVKAL; encoded by the coding sequence ATGGCGGGCAGGGTGGAAAGGCTCGTCGGTCGGTTCTGCTCGATCGAGGTGCAGCCCGAGGGCGCAATGGCGGTGCCCTGCGATTTCGACATCGGCGGGCGACGGGTGTCGCCCTTCGTCGTTGCGCCCTGGGCCGACGAACCGGCAGACGATCCTTCCGTGCCGCCGATCCTCAAGCGACTGCGTGGAGAGTGGCCCTGCGTCCCGTTCGGCGCGACTGGCCTCCCGGAGAGCCTGCCCGAGGACTGGGCGCAGGCGAGAACAGAAGTGCCGGACTGGCACGTCGCCGACCATGGGCACAGCTCGAACGCGGACTGGACGCTGACGGCGCGGGACGAGGACGGCCTGACGTACGGGCTGGACTACCCGGAGGGTCACCCGGTCGCCGCGCTCCACCGAACCGTCCGGGTGGACCTGAATGCACCCCGCGTCGTCCACGAGTTGGAGGTCTCGCCCCGCGCAGATGCCGCGCTGCCGATGGGGCTGCATCCGGTGCTGCGTCTTCCCGATACGCCGGGCGCCGCGCGGCTGGTCTTCCCCGAAAGCGCACGTGCCTGGACCTTCCCGGTGGAGGTCGAGCCCGACAAGACCGCCCTCGCCCCCGATCAGCGCGACCTGCCGCTGTCGGCGCTGCGTGCCTCGGATGGCAGCCCGCTCGACCCGACCCGCTTGCCGTGGGATGCGGAGACCGAAGACCTCTTGCTGATCACCGGCACCGGCGGCGAGGCGACGCTCGAGAACCATGACGAGGGCTATGCGGTCACGCTCTGTTGGGATGCGGACGCGCTGCCGTCGCTGATGCTCTGGTTGTCGAACCGGGGCCGGGCGTTCGCGCCGTGGAATGCCCGGTTCAGGGGGCTCGGGATGGAGCCGGTCTGTGCGCCCTTCGACCTTGGCCCGGCCTTCACCGGACCCAACACGCCGCTGGCCCATGCTGGCGTGCCGACGTCTGTTCGGCTTACAGCGGGCGAGGCGTGGCGCACCAGACTGTCGATGTCGGTAAAGGCGCTCTGA
- a CDS encoding carbohydrate ABC transporter permease, with the protein MAVDVTDQAFINELIRKEKSGRKLHLTRFAIAAVLMLIYLVPFYYLFVTVFKSTEEYLSSGVLELPQSFAPFLDNVADAWRLAGMGRASFNSMSYALIGASLAVGLASAAAFGLTRLRLRSANTWFMMIFAGTLFPFQMFLVPLFFGYQQTGLINSWLGMLLIYTAICIPFPLLVLRGSFGGIAREIDEAARIEGASEWRVYRSMILPNAKGPMIALFLIQFTFIWNDLLFSSILATSPEVRSIMSALQTLQGTYASSGPNVVVTASLISSIPTVLLFIFLRRYFMAGLQLST; encoded by the coding sequence ATGGCCGTAGACGTCACCGACCAGGCATTCATCAACGAGCTGATCCGCAAGGAGAAGAGCGGCCGCAAGCTGCACCTCACCCGCTTCGCGATCGCGGCGGTGCTGATGCTGATCTACCTCGTGCCGTTCTATTACCTGTTCGTCACCGTCTTCAAATCGACGGAGGAATACCTGTCCTCCGGCGTGCTGGAGCTGCCGCAATCCTTCGCGCCGTTCCTCGACAACGTCGCGGACGCGTGGCGGCTGGCGGGGATGGGCCGTGCCTCGTTCAACTCGATGAGCTACGCGCTGATCGGGGCGTCGCTGGCGGTGGGGCTGGCCTCGGCGGCGGCTTTCGGGCTGACCCGGCTGCGGCTGCGCAGCGCGAACACGTGGTTCATGATGATCTTCGCGGGCACCCTGTTTCCGTTCCAGATGTTTCTCGTGCCGCTGTTCTTCGGTTACCAGCAGACCGGGCTCATCAACAGCTGGCTCGGCATGCTGCTGATTTACACGGCGATCTGCATTCCGTTTCCGCTGCTGGTGCTGCGCGGATCGTTCGGCGGCATCGCGCGCGAGATCGACGAAGCGGCGCGTATTGAAGGTGCCAGTGAATGGCGTGTCTACAGGTCGATGATCCTGCCAAATGCGAAGGGGCCGATGATCGCGCTGTTCCTGATCCAGTTCACTTTCATCTGGAACGACCTGCTGTTCTCCTCGATCCTCGCGACCTCGCCCGAGGTGCGCTCGATCATGTCGGCCCTCCAGACGCTGCAGGGGACCTATGCCTCCAGCGGACCCAACGTCGTGGTGACCGCATCCCTTATCAGCAGTATACCGACGGTCCTGCTGTTCATCTTCCTGCGCCGGTACTTCATGGCCGGCTTGCAGCTCAGCACATGA
- a CDS encoding lytic murein transglycosylase, with protein sequence MRRLILALGLLAAPAAQAATCGNDSSGFSRWKQEFAAEASAAGVGPAGLQALANAQYSQSTINADRNQRGVRYSLDEFIRIRLGSLDSFASTLRNAKNSNPGFYQSLENAYGVPSSILLAIHYMETGGGRFMGDTPVVDSITTVAYDCRRSGFFTPHALAALQMVDRGMLAPGQRGAAHGELGHTQFLPGNALRYGVDANGDGRVDLYNVADALASTANYLRQKGWQPGQPYSEGTNNFRVLNEWNAATVYQQAIALAAARVDGGS encoded by the coding sequence ATGCGCCGCCTCATACTTGCACTCGGGCTGCTCGCCGCACCCGCGGCTCAGGCCGCCACCTGCGGCAACGACTCGAGTGGTTTCAGCCGCTGGAAGCAGGAATTCGCCGCCGAGGCGTCTGCCGCCGGCGTCGGTCCCGCCGGCCTTCAGGCTCTTGCGAACGCCCAGTACTCGCAATCGACCATCAACGCGGACCGCAACCAGCGTGGCGTCCGCTATTCGCTGGACGAGTTCATCCGGATCCGGCTCGGTTCCCTCGACAGTTTCGCATCCACCCTGCGGAACGCCAAGAACTCGAACCCCGGCTTCTACCAGTCGCTCGAGAACGCCTATGGTGTCCCGTCGAGCATCCTGCTCGCCATTCACTACATGGAAACCGGCGGTGGCCGCTTCATGGGTGACACGCCGGTCGTCGATTCCATCACCACCGTGGCGTACGATTGCCGTCGCTCCGGCTTCTTCACGCCGCACGCGCTTGCCGCGCTTCAGATGGTCGACCGTGGCATGCTGGCCCCCGGTCAGCGCGGTGCCGCGCACGGGGAGCTCGGCCACACGCAGTTCCTGCCGGGCAACGCGCTGCGCTACGGCGTCGACGCCAATGGTGACGGCCGGGTCGACCTCTACAACGTGGCGGATGCGCTTGCCTCGACCGCGAACTATCTGCGCCAGAAAGGCTGGCAGCCGGGTCAGCCCTACTCCGAAGGCACGAACAACTTCCGCGTGCTGAACGAGTGGAACGCGGCGACGGTCTACCAGCAGGCGATCGCGCTTGCCGCTGCACGGGTCGACGGCGGAAGCTGA
- a CDS encoding GntR family transcriptional regulator → MSRPDTREFQAFHRQDKGSITSQVHALLLNRILDMDLKPFDELSEARLASELGVSRTPVREALARLARRNLVDIYPQRGTFISPINIQRVTKARFIREALERPLARAAAESLSPEVESLMEREIALQTTFANLGDDSSFLQSDDSFHILIARAAGFDNIWEDVGEVRIHMDRIRRLSLLSKARMLKITEEHTEIFEAIRSRDPDRAEASARAHLQSVFTDLDKIRGEHPEYFYDATTAGQPGA, encoded by the coding sequence GTGAGCCGACCCGACACAAGAGAATTCCAGGCCTTTCACCGGCAAGACAAGGGGTCGATCACCTCGCAGGTTCATGCGCTGCTGCTCAACCGCATTCTCGACATGGACCTCAAACCCTTCGACGAGCTGTCGGAGGCGCGGCTCGCCAGCGAGCTCGGCGTGTCCCGCACCCCGGTGCGCGAGGCGCTGGCCCGGCTGGCGCGGCGCAACCTCGTCGACATCTACCCGCAGCGGGGCACCTTCATCTCGCCGATCAACATCCAGCGCGTCACCAAGGCCCGCTTCATCCGCGAGGCGCTCGAGCGACCGCTCGCCCGCGCGGCGGCGGAGAGCCTGTCGCCGGAGGTTGAAAGCCTGATGGAGCGCGAGATCGCCCTTCAGACGACCTTCGCCAACCTTGGCGACGACAGCAGCTTCCTGCAGTCGGACGACAGTTTTCACATCCTGATTGCCCGTGCCGCCGGCTTCGACAATATCTGGGAGGACGTGGGCGAGGTGCGCATTCACATGGATCGCATCCGCCGCCTGTCGCTGCTGAGCAAGGCCCGGATGCTGAAGATCACCGAGGAACACACCGAGATATTCGAGGCCATTCGCAGCCGCGACCCGGATCGGGCCGAGGCGTCTGCGCGGGCGCATCTGCAATCGGTCTTCACCGACCTCGACAAGATCCGTGGCGAGCATCCGGAGTATTTCTACGATGCCACCACCGCCGGACAGCCGGGCGCCTGA